A DNA window from Vigna unguiculata cultivar IT97K-499-35 chromosome 10, ASM411807v1, whole genome shotgun sequence contains the following coding sequences:
- the LOC114167641 gene encoding V-type proton ATPase catalytic subunit A — protein MPAVYGARLTTFEDSEKESEYGYVRKVSGPVVVADGMAGAAMYELVRVGRDNLIGEIIRLEGDSATIQVYEETAGLMVNDPVLRTHKPLSVELGPGILGNIFDGIQRPLKTIAKRSGDVYIPRGVSVPALDKDTLWEFQPKKIGEGDLLTGGDLYATVFENTLMQHHIALPPDAMGKITYIAPAGQYSITDTVLELEFQGVTKKFTMLQTWPVRTPRPVASKLAADTPLLTGQRVLDALFPSVLGGTCAIPGAFGCGKTVISQALSKYSNSDAVVYVGCGERGNEMAEVLMDFPQLTMTLPDGREESVMKRTTLVANTSNMPVAAREASIYTGITLAEYFRDMGYNVSMMADSTSRWAEALREISGRLAEMPADSGYPAYLAARLASFYERAGKVKCLGGPERTGSVTIVGAVSPPGGDFSDPVTSATLSIVQVFWGLDKKLAQRKHFPSVNWLISYSKYSTALESFYEQFDPDFINIRTKAREVLQREDDLNEIVQLVGKDALAEGDKITLETAKLLREDYLAQNAFTPYDKFCPFYKSVWMMRNIIHFYNLANQAVERGAGSDGQKITYSLIKHRVGDLFYRLVSQKFEDPAEGEAALVAKFQKLHEDLTTGFRNLEDETR, from the exons ATGCCCGCTGTTTATGGAGCTCGCTTGACCACCTTCGAAGACTCCGAGAAGGAGAGTGAATACGGTTACGTTCGCAAG GTCTCGGGACCAGTCGTGGTTGCAGATGGCATGGCTGGGGCTGCTATGTATGAACTGGTGCGTGTTGGCCGTGATAATCTCATTGGAGAAATCATTCGTCTCGAAGGGGATTCTGCTACCATCCAAG TTTATGAGGAAACTGCTGGTTTGATGGTTAATGATCCAGTGTTACGGACACACAAG CCGTTGTCCGTGGAGTTGGGGCCTGGAATATTGGGGAATATTTTTGACGGAATTCAG AGGCCTTTGAAAACTATTGCTAAAAGATCTGGCGATGTCTATATTCCTCGGGGTGTGTCTGTTCCGGCACTTGACAAAGATACACTTTGGGAATTTCAGCCTAAGAAAATTG GTGAAGGCGACCTATTAACTGGTGGAGATTTATATGCT ACTGTTTTTGAGAACACTCTAATGCAACATCATATTGCACTTCCTCCTGATGCCATGGGAAAGATTACCTACATTGCACCCGCTGGCCAATATTCTATAACG GATACTGTATTGGAACTTGAGTTTCAAGGTGTCACAAAGAAATTCACCATGCTTCAG ACCTGGCCTGTACGTACCCCAAGGCCTGTTGCATCAAAACTTGCAGCTGATACTCCTCTTCTTACTGGTCAG CGTGTTCTTGATGCCCTTTTCCCCTCAGTTCTTGGTGGGACCTGTGCCATACCTGGAGCTTTTGGCTGTGGGAAAACAGTTATCAGTCAGGCTCTTTCTAAG TATTCCAATTCTGATGCTGTTGTCTACGTTGGTTGTGGGGAACGTGGAAATGAAATGGCAGag GTCCTCATGGATTTCCCCCAACTTACAATGACATTACCTGATGGTCGTGAAGAATCTGTCATGAAGCGTACAACACTGGTGGCTAACACTTCAAACATGCCCGTGGCAGCCCGTGAAGCTTCAATTTATACAG GAATCACATTAGCTGAGTATTTTAGAGATATGGGTTACAATGTCAGTATGATGGCTGATTCTACATCTAGATGGGCAGAAGCATTGCGTGAAATCTCTGGACGACTG GCAGAGATGCCTGCAGATAGTGGATATCCTGCTTACCTTGCTGCTCGTTTAGCCTCTTTCTATGAACGTGCTGGGAAAGTAAAATGTCTTGGAGGCCCTGAACGTACCGGTAGTGTAACAATTGTTGGTGCTGTTTCACCACCTGGAGGAGATTTCTCAGATCCTGTGACATCTGCAACCCTCAGCATAGTTCAG GTTTTCTGGGGTTTGGACAAAAAGCTTGCTCAGAGGAAGCACTTTCCTTCGGTGAACTGGCTTATTTCTTATTCAAAATACTCAACG GCACTCGAATCCTTTTACGAACAATTTGATCCAGATTTTATAAACATTAGGACTAAAGCTCGTGAAGTTCTGCAAAGAGAAGATGACCTGAATGAAATTGTCCAG CTTGTGGGCAAGGATGCTTTAGCTGAAGGAGATAAGATCACCTTAGAAACTGCGAAGCTTTTGAGAGAGGATTATCTTGCTCAAAATGCCTTCACACC ATATGACAAATTCTGTCCCTTCTACAAGTCTGTTTGGATGATGCGTAACATTATCCATTTCTACAATTTGGCCAATCAG GCAGTAGAGAGGGGAGCTGGTTCAGATGGTCAGAAGATAACTTACTCCCTCATCAAGCATCGTGTGGGAGATCTCTTCTATCGATTAGT GTCTCAGAAATTTGAGGATCCAGCAGAAGGTGAAGCTGCTTTGGTGGCCAAATTTCAGAAGTTACACGAGGACCTAACTACCGGTTTCCGCAACCTTGAGGATGAAACCCGGTGA
- the LOC114167012 gene encoding 26S proteasome regulatory subunit 8 homolog A, giving the protein MALAGVEVKHVEVVPEENCSAKPTKQGEGLRHYYSLNIHEHQLLLRQKTHNLNRLEAQRNELNSRVRMLREELQLLQEPGSYVGEVVKVMGKNKVLVKVHPEGKYVVDIDKNIDITKITPSTRVALRNDSYVLHLVLPSKVDPLVNLMKVEKVPDSTYDMIGGLDQQIKEIKEVIELPIKHPELFESLGIAQPKGVLLYGPPGTGKTLLARAVAHHTDCTFIRVSGSELVQKYIGEGSRMVRELFVMAREHAPSIIFMDEIDSIGSARMESGSGNGDSEVQRTMLELLNQLDGFEASNKIKVLMATNRIDILDQALLRPGRIDRKIEFPNPNEESRLDILKIHSRRMNLMRGIDLKKIAEKMNGASGAELKAVCTEAGMFALRERRVHVTQEDFEMAVAKVMKKETEKNMSLRKLWK; this is encoded by the exons ATGGCTCTTGCGGGAGTTGAAGTGAAGCATGTGGAGGTTGTGCCGGAGGAGAATTGCTCCGCCAAGCCCACCAAGCAGGGCGAGGGTCTCCGCCACTACTATTCTCTCAACATCCACGAGCACCAGCTCCTTCTCCGTCAAAAGACGCATAACCTCAACCGTCTTGAGGCTCAGCGTAACGAGCTCAATTCAAGGG TGAGGATGCTTCGCGAAGAGTTGCAGCTTCTTCAAGAGCCTGGCTCCTATGTCGGTGAAGTTGTCAAAGTGATGGGCAAGAACAAAGTCCTTGTCAAG GTCCACCCCGAAGGAAAATATGTTGTCGACATTGACAAAAATATTGACATTACAAAGATCACTCCATCCACTAGAGTTGCACTTCGCAATGATAGCTATGTTCTTCATTTAGTTCTGCCCAGTAAAGTTGATCCGTTGGTCAATCTGATGAAAGTTGAGAAAGTTCCTGATTCTACGTATGACATGATCGGTGGTTTAGACCAGCAAATCAAAGAAATCAAAGAG GTTATCGAGCTACCAATTAAGCATCCTGAGCTCTTTGAGAGTCTTGGAATTGCACAACCAAAG GGTGTACTGCTGTATGGGCCACCTGGTACAGGAAAAACGTTGTTGGCTAGGGCAGTGGCTCATCATACTGACTGTACGTTCATAAGGGTGTCTGGTTCTGAATTGGTTCAGAAATACATTGGAGAAGGTTCTAGAATGGTCAGGGAACTTTTCGTTATGGCCAG GGAACATGCTCCATCAATTATCTTCATGGACGAAATTGACAGCATTGGATCTGCTCGTATGGAATCTGGAAGTGGCAATGGTGATAGTGAGGTACAACGTACTATGCTGGAACTTCTCAACCAGCTGGATGGATTTGAAGCTTCAAATAAGATCAAG gTTTTGATGGCAACAAATAGGATTGATATCTTGGATCAAGCTCTCCTTAGACCTGGACGAATTGATAGGAAGATTGAATTTCCTAACCCTAATGAAGAG TCTCGGCTGGATATTTTGAAAATCCATTCAAGGAGAATGAATTTAATGCGCGGCATTGATTTAAAGAAGATTGCTGAGAAGATGAATGGAGCATCTGGTGCTGAACTTAAg GCTGTATGCACTGAAGCCGGTATGTTTGCTTTGAGGGAGAGGAGGGTACACGTGACTCAGGAGGATTTTGAGATGGCGGTGGCCAAGGTGATGAAAAAGGAGACTGAAAAAAATATGTCATTGCGGAAGTTGTGgaagtga
- the LOC114166010 gene encoding probable plastid-lipid-associated protein 10, chloroplastic isoform X1 — translation MKHSIDCPVSAAMDLAFHSASYPPSLSPTSTARRPNFNVSNKTFTVRNFSLPSALAYDSELESKKHLLLSSVQDTQRGLLTTPDQRSSIEEALVNVEGRNMGHPINLAKLDGTWRLQYTSAPDVLILLQAAATLPFFQVGQIFQKFECRDQSNGGIIRNVVRWSIPNLLEEQEGATLLVSAKFNVVSVRNIYLQFQEITVQDINISEELQALIAPAILPRSFISLQILQFLRTFKAQIPVRDPGRESVGGLYYLSYLDDNMLLGRAVGGGGVFVFTRAQSLY, via the exons ATGAAACATAGTATAGATTGTCCTGTTTCTGCTGCAATGGACCTGGCTTTTCATTCAGCTTCGTATCCACCGTCTCTGTCTCCCACTTCCACAGCCAGAAGACCCAATTTCAATGTTAGCAACAAAACTTTCACTGTTAGGAACTTCTCCTTGCCCTCTGCTCTG GCGTATGATTCTGAATTAGAGAGCAAAAAGCATTTACTTCTGAGCTCTGTTCAAGACACGCAAAGGGGTCTCTTAACAACTCCCGATCAACGCTCTTCTATTGAGGAGGCTCTGGTGAATGTGGAAGGCCGCAACATGGGTCACCCAATCAATCTGGCCAAGTTGGATGGAACATGGCGCCTCCAGTACACTTCTGCCCCCGATGTTCTCATCCTTCTCCAAGCTGCTGCTACACTTCCTTTCTTTCAA GTTGGACAGatctttcaaaaatttgaatGTCGTGATCAATCTAATGGAGGTATTATCCGCAATGTTGTTCGATGGAGTATTCCAAATTTGTTAGAG GAACAAGAAGGTGCTACACTACTTGTATCCGCCAAGTTTAATGTAGTATCTGTCCGTAATATATACCTTCAGTTTCAAGAG ATCACAGTTCAAGATATAAATATTAGTGAAGAGCTGCAGGCTTTAATAGCTCCAGCAATACTACCTCGATCTTTTATAAGTCTTCAG ATTTTACAATTTCTCCGCACTTTCAAAGCTCAAATCCCTGTGAGAGATCCAGGAAG gGAATCGGTGGGAGGACTATATTACCTTAGTTATTTGGATGATAATATGCTTTTGGGTCGTGCAGTTGGTGGAGGAGGGGTATTTGTGTTTACCAGAGCCCAATCTCTCTACTGA
- the LOC114166010 gene encoding probable plastid-lipid-associated protein 10, chloroplastic isoform X3 — MKHSIDCPVSAAMDLAFHSASYPPSLSPTSTARRPNFNVSNKTFTVRNFSLPSALAYDSELESKKHLLLSSVQDTQRGLLTTPDQRSSIEEALVNVEGRNMGHPINLAKLDGTWRLQYTSAPDVLILLQAAATLPFFQVGQIFQKFECRDQSNGGIIRNVVRWSIPNLLEITVQDINISEELQALIAPAILPRSFISLQILQFLRTFKAQIPVRDPGRESVGGLYYLSYLDDNMLLGRAVGGGGVFVFTRAQSLY, encoded by the exons ATGAAACATAGTATAGATTGTCCTGTTTCTGCTGCAATGGACCTGGCTTTTCATTCAGCTTCGTATCCACCGTCTCTGTCTCCCACTTCCACAGCCAGAAGACCCAATTTCAATGTTAGCAACAAAACTTTCACTGTTAGGAACTTCTCCTTGCCCTCTGCTCTG GCGTATGATTCTGAATTAGAGAGCAAAAAGCATTTACTTCTGAGCTCTGTTCAAGACACGCAAAGGGGTCTCTTAACAACTCCCGATCAACGCTCTTCTATTGAGGAGGCTCTGGTGAATGTGGAAGGCCGCAACATGGGTCACCCAATCAATCTGGCCAAGTTGGATGGAACATGGCGCCTCCAGTACACTTCTGCCCCCGATGTTCTCATCCTTCTCCAAGCTGCTGCTACACTTCCTTTCTTTCAA GTTGGACAGatctttcaaaaatttgaatGTCGTGATCAATCTAATGGAGGTATTATCCGCAATGTTGTTCGATGGAGTATTCCAAATTTGTTAGAG ATCACAGTTCAAGATATAAATATTAGTGAAGAGCTGCAGGCTTTAATAGCTCCAGCAATACTACCTCGATCTTTTATAAGTCTTCAG ATTTTACAATTTCTCCGCACTTTCAAAGCTCAAATCCCTGTGAGAGATCCAGGAAG gGAATCGGTGGGAGGACTATATTACCTTAGTTATTTGGATGATAATATGCTTTTGGGTCGTGCAGTTGGTGGAGGAGGGGTATTTGTGTTTACCAGAGCCCAATCTCTCTACTGA
- the LOC114166010 gene encoding probable plastid-lipid-associated protein 10, chloroplastic isoform X2, with protein sequence MDLAFHSASYPPSLSPTSTARRPNFNVSNKTFTVRNFSLPSALAYDSELESKKHLLLSSVQDTQRGLLTTPDQRSSIEEALVNVEGRNMGHPINLAKLDGTWRLQYTSAPDVLILLQAAATLPFFQVGQIFQKFECRDQSNGGIIRNVVRWSIPNLLEEQEGATLLVSAKFNVVSVRNIYLQFQEITVQDINISEELQALIAPAILPRSFISLQILQFLRTFKAQIPVRDPGRESVGGLYYLSYLDDNMLLGRAVGGGGVFVFTRAQSLY encoded by the exons ATGGACCTGGCTTTTCATTCAGCTTCGTATCCACCGTCTCTGTCTCCCACTTCCACAGCCAGAAGACCCAATTTCAATGTTAGCAACAAAACTTTCACTGTTAGGAACTTCTCCTTGCCCTCTGCTCTG GCGTATGATTCTGAATTAGAGAGCAAAAAGCATTTACTTCTGAGCTCTGTTCAAGACACGCAAAGGGGTCTCTTAACAACTCCCGATCAACGCTCTTCTATTGAGGAGGCTCTGGTGAATGTGGAAGGCCGCAACATGGGTCACCCAATCAATCTGGCCAAGTTGGATGGAACATGGCGCCTCCAGTACACTTCTGCCCCCGATGTTCTCATCCTTCTCCAAGCTGCTGCTACACTTCCTTTCTTTCAA GTTGGACAGatctttcaaaaatttgaatGTCGTGATCAATCTAATGGAGGTATTATCCGCAATGTTGTTCGATGGAGTATTCCAAATTTGTTAGAG GAACAAGAAGGTGCTACACTACTTGTATCCGCCAAGTTTAATGTAGTATCTGTCCGTAATATATACCTTCAGTTTCAAGAG ATCACAGTTCAAGATATAAATATTAGTGAAGAGCTGCAGGCTTTAATAGCTCCAGCAATACTACCTCGATCTTTTATAAGTCTTCAG ATTTTACAATTTCTCCGCACTTTCAAAGCTCAAATCCCTGTGAGAGATCCAGGAAG gGAATCGGTGGGAGGACTATATTACCTTAGTTATTTGGATGATAATATGCTTTTGGGTCGTGCAGTTGGTGGAGGAGGGGTATTTGTGTTTACCAGAGCCCAATCTCTCTACTGA
- the LOC114165945 gene encoding uncharacterized protein LOC114165945 isoform X2: MEEGDEGREEKVSGIGKVPDDVLIEILVRGGIGEWEQIACVNKHWANLLSSHSECFWQAALSYHYPLMAVPSLPLPWPGPIPVPNNSKTRFTALYIAQRIFASHPQNLQLHHHFHEIVGHTYLFLKRQLQLFIMPPHSGILHGTVIDQFIACGESRDIAHQLASRIWLAVLHNLDDNHHTFSMLKRLAHEGDRDCTCHHLN, encoded by the exons ATGGAAGAAGGGGATGAGGGAAGAGAGGAGAAGGTAAGTGGGATTGGGAAGGTTCCAGATGATGTGTTGATAGAGATATTGGTGAGAGGGGGAATAGGAGAGTGGGAACAGATAGCATGCGTGAATAAGCACTGGGCCAATCTCCTCAGCTCCCACAGTGAATGCTTCTGGCAAGCTGCACTTTCTTACCATTATCCACTCATGGCAGTTCCTTCTCTCCCTCTTCCATGGCCTGGCCCCATTCCTGTACCCAACAACTCCAAAACCAGATTCACGGCTTTATACATTGCTCAACGCATTTTTGCTTCCCATCCTCAAAATTTGCAGCTGCACCACCACTTTCACGAGATCGTTGGCCACACTTATCTCTTCTTGAAACGCCAACTTCAACTTTTCATTATGCCTCCCCACAGTGGAATTCTTCATGGAACCGTCATTG ATCAGTTCATTGCCTGCGGCGAGTCCAGAGACATCGCCCACCAACTTGCTTCTCGGATTTGGCTTGCTGTTCTCCACAATTTGGACGACAACCACCACACATTTTCCATGCTTAAACGCCTTGCCCATGAAGGGGAT CGTGATTGTACATGCCATCATCTAAATTGA
- the LOC114165945 gene encoding uncharacterized protein LOC114165945 isoform X1, protein MEEGDEGREEKVSGIGKVPDDVLIEILVRGGIGEWEQIACVNKHWANLLSSHSECFWQAALSYHYPLMAVPSLPLPWPGPIPVPNNSKTRFTALYIAQRIFASHPQNLQLHHHFHEIVGHTYLFLKRQLQLFIMPPHSGILHGTVIDQFIACGESRDIAHQLASRIWLAVLHNLDDNHHTFSMLKRLAHEGDVFLPFPYTRSLEVQWRVFEKLFTDFRDCFNQSDYYDMLACAKSRFQHIPSSWLGY, encoded by the exons ATGGAAGAAGGGGATGAGGGAAGAGAGGAGAAGGTAAGTGGGATTGGGAAGGTTCCAGATGATGTGTTGATAGAGATATTGGTGAGAGGGGGAATAGGAGAGTGGGAACAGATAGCATGCGTGAATAAGCACTGGGCCAATCTCCTCAGCTCCCACAGTGAATGCTTCTGGCAAGCTGCACTTTCTTACCATTATCCACTCATGGCAGTTCCTTCTCTCCCTCTTCCATGGCCTGGCCCCATTCCTGTACCCAACAACTCCAAAACCAGATTCACGGCTTTATACATTGCTCAACGCATTTTTGCTTCCCATCCTCAAAATTTGCAGCTGCACCACCACTTTCACGAGATCGTTGGCCACACTTATCTCTTCTTGAAACGCCAACTTCAACTTTTCATTATGCCTCCCCACAGTGGAATTCTTCATGGAACCGTCATTG ATCAGTTCATTGCCTGCGGCGAGTCCAGAGACATCGCCCACCAACTTGCTTCTCGGATTTGGCTTGCTGTTCTCCACAATTTGGACGACAACCACCACACATTTTCCATGCTTAAACGCCTTGCCCATGAAGGGGAT GTTTTTCTTCCATTCCCTTACACCAGATCATTAGAAGTACAGTGGAGGGTGTTTGAGAAGCTTTTTACTGATTTTCGTGATTGCTTCAACCAATCAGATTATTATGATATGTTGGCATGTGCCAAAAGCAGGTTTCAGCATATACCATCTTCTTGGTTAGGTTACTAG
- the LOC114166051 gene encoding uncharacterized protein LOC114166051 gives MEFLKMKKFRKSPRADGEKNLSDKAVAEPEEPKLNANGPDQSKSGNADSAGEAEDDDDFITNEVKRRLKELRRNSFMVLIPEEDSCPEEGEDEEEEGETSSNEWRDVEAEGQQWWRGFDAVFEKYCERMLLFDRMSTQQLREAGKGSQHTSTPSPRSASKKLASPLRCLSLKRFEEPDDETEHLQQPENDPYQDIETAYVGQICLTWEALHCQYSHMSQKISWQHDNPTCYNHSAQEFQQFQVLLQRFIENEPFEHGRRAEIYARTRNKLPKLLQVPNIRGSDHELTDDSEIRVLAPDLIRIIESSILTFHLFLKRDKKKSSGTTNLFGNHNQLATPLHQIQSTLEKKVVKLKELRRKKKGWKKNCWPQKHEDIQLLLGLVDVKMVSRVLRMTRMSREQLFWCEEKMKKLDLSNGRLERDPCPILFPC, from the exons ATGGAGTTTCTGAAAATGAAGAAGTTCAGAAAATCTCCGAGAGCGGATGGTGAAAAGAATTTGTCAGACAAGGCAGTGGCTGAGCCAGAGGAACCAAAGCTCAACGCTAACGGTCCTGATCAGTCTAAATCGGGAAATGCAGATTCTGCTGGTGAAGCCGAGGATGACGATGATTTTATTACCAATGAGGTTAAGAGGAGGCTGAAAGAATTGAGAAGAAACAGTTTTATGGTGTTGATTCCTGAAGAAGATTCCTGCCCGGAGGAAGGGGAGGATGAAGAGGAAGAGGGAGAGACAAGCTCGAACGAATGGAGGGATGTGGAGGCAGAAGGTCAGCAATGGTGGCGTGGTTTCGATGCTGTATTTGAAAAATACTGTGAAAGAATGCTGTTATTTGATCGGATGAGCACTCAACAGCTTAGAGAAGCTGGCAAAG GTTCACAGCATACTTCAACTCCATCTCCTAGATCTGCATCAAAAAAACTGGCTTCTCCTCTTCGTTGTCTTTCCTTAAAAAGATTTGAAGAACCTGATGATGAGACTGAACATCTTCAACAGCCAGAGAATGATCCCTACCAGGACATTGAAACAGCATATGTAGGTCAAATTTGTTTGACTTGGGAGGCACTTCATTGTCAGTATTCTCATATGAGTCAGAAGATATCTTGGCAACATGATAATCCTACCTGTTACAACCACAGTGCACAAGAGTTTCAACAGTTCCAGGTTTTATTACAAAGGTTTATAGAAAATGAACCTTTTGAGCATGGCCGTAGAGCTGAAATATATGCTCGCACTAGGAACAAACTGCCTAAACTGCTTCAGGTTCCTAATATACGAG GCTCAGATCATGAATTGACTGATGATTCGGAGATAAGAGTTCTTGCTCCTGATCTGATCAGGATAATTGAAAGCTCTATCCTCACATTCCATCTTTTCCTGAAAAGGGACAAGAAAAAGTCTAGTGGTACCACCAACCTGTTTGGAAATCACAACCAGCTAGCAACTCCTCTACACCAGATTCAGTCAACTCTTGAAAAG AAAGTAGTGAAGCTGAAGGAACTGcggagaaagaaaaaaggttgGAAGAAGAATTGTTGGCCACAAAAGCATGAGGACATTCAGCTTTTGCTTGGGCTTGTTGACGTGAAGATGGTATCAAGGGTTCTGAGAATGACGAGGATGAGCAGGGAGCAACTGTTTTGGTgtgaagaaaagatgaaaaaactGGATTTATCAAATGGTAGGTTAGAGAGGGATCCATGCCCCATTTTGTTCCCTTGCTAG
- the LOC114167199 gene encoding reticulon-like protein B22 yields the protein MMDERRRSGEGTGKAMIALVIGSLVYYHCAYRNSTLLSLLSDVFIVLLCSLAILGLLFRQMNIQVPVDPLEWQISEETANAIVAWLANTVGAAESVLRVAATGHDKRLFLKVILSLYLFSAIGRFALGITVAYAGLCFFCLYTFAESSQSIRSALAWFFGRTNDISEEQDTIM from the exons atgatggatGAGAGAAGGAGGAGCGGAGAAGGAACAGGAAAAGCGATGATAGCGTTGGTGATTGGGAGTCTTGTGTACTATCACTGCGCCTATCGGAATTctactcttctctctcttctctccgACGTCTTCATCGTTCTTCTCTGCTCCCTCGCCATTCTCGGTCTTCTCTTTCGCCAGATGAATATACA gGTTCCCGTCGATCCCCTCGAGTGGCAGATTTCCGAGGAGACCGCCAATGCGATTGTCGCGTGGTTAGCCAACACTGTCGGCGCCGCCGAGTCCGTCCTCCGCGTCGCCGCCACCGGCCACGACAAGAGGCTCTTTCTTAAGGTCATCCTTTCCCTCTATCTCTTCTCTGCAATCGGAAGATTCGCTCTTGGTATAACCGTTGCCTATGCCG GGCTATGCTTCTTCTGTCTTTACACATTCGCAGAGTCTTCTCAATCAATTCGCTCCGCCCTGGCCTGGTTCTTCGGAAGAACAAATGACATTAGCGAAGAACAAGACACGATCATGTAA